TGAATGCAAGCTAACCTATCAGTAGCATTTTTACAAGAATATTTATATTACCAAAAACTTCCTTGTTCCAAGTCTTAAGCTCTAGTTTGAGAAGCTGCAGCTTTTTAGAAAGAACATACATTGGACATCCAACAATTTTCACAGACCAACATTTGGCAATGAATTCCTCACAGTTATCATGCTTAGTCCACATCCCTAAAAACCTGAAGCTAGAAAAGTGTTGGCTCTTGAAGAAGCAAAAATTAAGCAAGATAGGAAAATGGTCAGATCTAAGTCTATTGAGAGTAGAAACCTGAAGGTTAGTGGTATTAGAAAGCCAAATGGGATTACAAAGGGCTCGGTCAAGTCTTCTTTCAATAAGCTCACTACCAGCCCTACTATTAGTCCAAGAGAAGAAGTTTCCTTTGGTGGGGATATCAACCAGATTGTTGTTATCAATGAAATTGGAAAATTCCAACATATGCAACTTGTTAGGATTATACCTACCAGCATGCTCATGCGCCCCTTGAATTGCATTAAAATCTCCAACTATGCACCAAGGCAAGACAGAGCCAGAGAGATTATTAGAAATTTTGTGCCAGAGGGTTCTTCTAGATATGTGACAATTAGAGGCATAGACTGCAGACATGGCAAAAGTTGTAGAGTTCAATGTAACAAAAAAAGCAACATGTTGATCAGATATCTCTAAAATTTGAGGTGAAAGGTTATCACTACAAAGGCACCAAAGGTTGGGGAGAAGGTTGACTCTTTGGTTACAAGCAAAAAGCTTAAGGTTGATTGAATCAAAAAACTTAAAAGGCAATTTATCAACAGACATCCAGGGCTATGCTATAAAACAAAGATCAGGTTTATGAGCTTTTATAAGATTCTTGAGGACTAATCTTGTAGGGTGATTAGCCAAACCTCTTACATTCCAATATATGCACTTCATTGGGAAAGGCCATTGGAAGCAGCCTTGGAGGTAAGATTTCCTTTTCCTCTAGAgattaatctcaacttcttttttCTGGATTTTGAAATTGCTAGCTGGAAACCTTGCTGCTCAGCATTCATATCTCCCTCAGACTCAGATAAGTTTTCCTCCCTGTCTGCCATGTTGTCCCAGGCTTGttgcagaaagttttctgtgatatACTTGTTTGATAACTGCTCATTGTCCTCTTGAAACTTTTGTGAATCCTCCACAAATTCTGAG
Above is a window of Vicia villosa cultivar HV-30 ecotype Madison, WI unplaced genomic scaffold, Vvil1.0 ctg.000210F_1_1_3, whole genome shotgun sequence DNA encoding:
- the LOC131625373 gene encoding uncharacterized protein LOC131625373, with the translated sequence MSVDKLPFKFFDSINLKLFACNQRVNLLPNLWCLCSDNLSPQILEISDQHVAFFVTLNSTTFAMSAVYASNCHISRRTLWHKISNNLSGSVLPWCIVGDFNAIQGAHEHAGRYNPNKLHMLEFSNFIDNNNLVDIPTKGNFFSWTNSRAGSELIERRLDRALCNPIWLSNTTNLQVSTLNRLRSDHFPILLNFCFFKSQHFSSFRFLGMWTKHDNCEEFIAKCWSVKIVGCPMLACIQSELIGNEGNRDLKAKEVEAQQDLEKFLTMEEEFWKDKARIKWHLEGDRNTSFFHKSAKIKLAKNTITHLKTSEGMIHDPDAMAAHAVDYFSNLFCFAGTSTQDLSMVDECIPNLVDSNMNNFLISIPSADEVKKVVFNLSKDSAPGPDGFGGVFYHTYWSIIKHEVIAAVTQFFTTGWILPKYNSNNIILLPKFKDADTMESFRPIALANFKFKIITKI